The following coding sequences are from one Halorubrum sp. BOL3-1 window:
- a CDS encoding 3-isopropylmalate dehydratase small subunit 2: MPAIDSTEDQHITGVSGTGVPIPGDDVDTDQILPAKFMKEVTFDNMADYLFYDARRDDDGAFNDHPLNRFEGASIAVVNSNFGCGSSREHAPQAMMRWGIDGVVGESYAEIFRDNCKSLGIPAVTTDHETVVRLQEWIEENPNGDIEVDVEGETVTYGDTTIDVDVDDAMREALVEGIWDTTALMYSNRSKVDETVAGLPYVEGDD, from the coding sequence ATGCCCGCGATCGACAGCACCGAGGACCAACACATCACCGGGGTCTCCGGCACGGGCGTGCCGATCCCCGGGGACGACGTCGACACCGACCAGATCCTCCCGGCGAAGTTCATGAAGGAGGTCACGTTCGACAACATGGCGGACTACCTCTTCTACGACGCCCGGCGGGACGACGACGGCGCGTTCAACGACCACCCCCTCAACCGGTTCGAGGGCGCGTCGATCGCGGTCGTCAACTCCAACTTCGGCTGCGGCTCCTCCCGCGAACACGCGCCGCAGGCGATGATGCGGTGGGGGATCGACGGCGTCGTCGGCGAGTCGTACGCCGAGATCTTCCGCGACAACTGTAAGTCGCTCGGGATCCCGGCCGTCACGACCGACCACGAGACCGTCGTCAGGCTACAGGAGTGGATCGAGGAGAATCCCAACGGAGACATCGAGGTCGACGTCGAGGGCGAGACGGTCACCTACGGCGACACGACGATCGATGTCGATGTCGACGACGCGATGCGGGAGGCCCTCGTCGAGGGAATCTGGGACACGACCGCGCTGATGTACTCGAACCGGAGCAAGGTCGACGAAACGGTCGCCGGCCTGCCGTACGTCGAGGGAGACGACTGA
- a CDS encoding isocitrate/isopropylmalate family dehydrogenase: protein MTDEIVVIEGDGIGREVVPAAVEVLETLAVDFEFVAAEAGDATKEATGEALPAETYGLAADADATLFGAAGETAADVILPLREAVDSFVNVRPAKAYPGVDALRPETDVVFLRENTEGVYSGHEDRLSDDLSALTRVVTSSASRELAEFACEFVEDGRGPDHRDGFTVAHKANVMRETDGRFREEVLSVADERGVDADEELMDAFATKLPLDPSRYGVIVCPNLAGDVLSDLAAGLVGGLGLLPSANVGHDNALFEPVHGTAPDIAGEGTANPTAAILSAAMLVEYLGHAEEGRRVRDAVEAVLSDGPRTGDLGGDATTDEVTAAVVNRL from the coding sequence ATGACCGACGAGATAGTCGTCATCGAGGGCGACGGGATCGGCCGCGAGGTCGTCCCGGCCGCCGTCGAGGTACTGGAGACGCTCGCCGTCGACTTCGAGTTCGTCGCGGCCGAGGCCGGGGACGCGACCAAGGAGGCGACCGGCGAGGCGCTTCCCGCCGAGACGTACGGTCTCGCGGCCGACGCGGACGCGACGCTGTTCGGCGCGGCCGGCGAGACCGCCGCCGACGTCATCCTCCCGCTGCGGGAGGCGGTCGACTCGTTCGTCAACGTCCGTCCGGCGAAGGCGTACCCCGGTGTCGACGCGCTCCGGCCGGAGACGGACGTCGTCTTCCTCCGCGAGAACACCGAGGGCGTCTACTCGGGCCACGAGGACCGACTGAGCGACGACCTCTCGGCGCTGACGCGGGTGGTAACCTCTTCGGCCTCCCGCGAGCTCGCGGAGTTCGCGTGCGAGTTCGTCGAGGACGGCCGAGGGCCGGACCACCGCGACGGGTTCACGGTCGCGCACAAGGCGAACGTGATGCGCGAGACGGACGGCCGGTTCCGCGAGGAGGTGTTGTCCGTGGCCGACGAGCGCGGCGTCGACGCCGACGAGGAGCTGATGGACGCGTTCGCGACGAAGCTCCCGCTCGACCCGAGCCGGTACGGCGTGATCGTCTGTCCGAACCTCGCGGGCGACGTGCTCTCAGATCTGGCCGCCGGACTCGTCGGCGGGCTCGGCCTGCTCCCCTCCGCGAACGTCGGCCACGACAACGCGCTGTTCGAGCCGGTCCACGGCACCGCACCCGACATCGCCGGCGAGGGGACCGCGAACCCGACCGCGGCGATCCTCTCCGCGGCCATGCTCGTCGAGTACCTCGGCCACGCCGAGGAGGGACGGCGCGTGCGCGACGCGGTGGAGGCGGTCCTCTCGGACGGGCCACGCACGGGTGACCTCGGCGGCGACGCCACGACCGACGAGGTCACCGCGGCGGTCGTCAACCGGCTGTAA